A stretch of the Aminipila terrae genome encodes the following:
- a CDS encoding N-acetyltransferase has translation MNTDFVNITTENLASEHLCCIIRSKKPHQGIDAKRQWLSERLNEGHVFRKLNEKATVFIEYAPLETAWVPIAGDNYYYVYCLWVSGSYKGKGYGKSLMEYCLADAKEKGKSGICMLGAKKQKSWLTDQSFAKTYGFEVVDTTDNGYELLALSFDGTTPKFERNVKKQKIESKELTIYYDMQCPYVCQNIEMIKQYCEMNHVPVSLIQVDTLEKAKELPCVFNNWGVFYKGNFETVNLLDVAYLKRILKKV, from the coding sequence ATGAATACTGATTTTGTAAACATAACAACAGAAAACCTTGCCAGTGAGCACTTATGCTGCATTATCCGAAGCAAAAAGCCTCATCAAGGGATTGACGCTAAGCGACAATGGCTTTCAGAACGTCTAAACGAAGGTCACGTCTTTAGAAAGTTAAATGAAAAGGCTACAGTTTTTATTGAATATGCTCCTCTTGAAACAGCTTGGGTTCCCATAGCAGGTGACAACTATTATTATGTATATTGTTTATGGGTCTCAGGTAGTTACAAAGGGAAAGGGTATGGAAAATCCCTGATGGAGTATTGTTTAGCTGATGCCAAAGAAAAGGGTAAATCCGGCATTTGTATGCTGGGAGCAAAAAAACAAAAATCATGGCTTACAGACCAGTCATTTGCGAAAACATATGGCTTTGAAGTTGTGGATACTACTGATAATGGATATGAATTGCTTGCGCTTTCTTTTGACGGTACAACGCCAAAGTTTGAACGAAATGTTAAAAAACAGAAGATTGAAAGCAAAGAGTTAACAATTTATTATGATATGCAATGCCCCTATGTCTGTCAAAACATTGAGATGATAAAACAGTATTGCGAGATGAATCACGTCCCTGTATCTTTAATTCAAGTGGATACGCTGGAAAAAGCAAAGGAATTGCCTTGCGTTTTTAATAATTGGGGTGTTTTTTATAAAGGAAATTTTGAAACGGTGAATTTGTTAGATGTAGCCTACTTAAAGAGAATACTCAAAAAAGTATAA
- a CDS encoding S-layer homology domain-containing protein, with product MKKRLLSILLSLCMVLTLMPAIAWADTSATTAEEYAAAEPAAVASTDYEINDADKTLTLYNAKGAAWWSANSAKGLSDEDGEKCLTYTVKLANDINVSAFLWTPVGTSSAFKGNFDGQNHTITGLTVDVNMSSGTAYAGLFDIISGTSGTPVSIQNVGLIDSSVTATSPNQAWAGGIAARVDSCTITNCYNTGSINAVNTGENGNVIASGIVGLTTNSTVTNCYNTGNITGNSNLGSLVGGIIVQAIESTVTNCYNTGDISVTSDTNYIGGIVDAIFHSTVTNCYNTGSISATGTTNSIGGIVGRINMDSILTNCYYLSTVAEKGISLIDSSSATNCGTFDSSGTLAAGTADQFGGSDQTLGNGSNLLAALNGWVQAQTTPADYQTWTVKTGVNGGYPVFGIGYAITATTATNGSYTVKVGSSEVTSANAGDTVTITPTPSSGYELDKVTVFKTSDTNTPVALNSNTFTMPAYAVTVNVTFKTNTPTNSGGSSGGSGGSSASTTPAAPVIVSGKTESIGKSEATTNETKVTVDSNKLTEKIGTAEKGSNVQIPVSDSRSAATAEIVVKNVEDMAKKDMTLEVKSGNVSYELPTTAMDTTLVMKSLGASDASKVPVSVTIKKLDESTVTVENGKLIVPPVEFTVTATYGGKTVEIKGFSQYVQRSIEISKEQAAQITTAVVKNQDGTLRHVPTYVYQKDGRWFARINSRTNSTYALIHNETAFADAQGKWYENIVSEMASRKIINGKSETSFDGNASITRAEFAAILVRGLGLPTDGTCSFTDVKADDWYSGAVGTAVEYGLVNGYSNGSFAPNANITRQEAMAMIQRAAKIAEFTGTTGKLSSFTDSDKVSTWAKSAAEFNVGSGLIVGSNGKLRSGDDINRAETATVILRLLQKAELIDVRSKT from the coding sequence ATGAAAAAAAGACTTTTAAGCATTTTGTTATCACTGTGCATGGTGCTGACTTTGATGCCCGCCATAGCGTGGGCGGATACGTCGGCAACTACAGCGGAAGAGTATGCAGCAGCTGAACCTGCTGCGGTAGCGAGTACCGATTATGAGATAAACGACGCAGATAAAACCCTCACCCTCTACAACGCTAAAGGCGCAGCGTGGTGGAGTGCAAACAGCGCAAAAGGGTTAAGCGACGAGGATGGGGAAAAGTGTCTTACCTATACCGTTAAGCTTGCAAATGACATCAATGTGTCAGCTTTCCTGTGGACGCCGGTGGGCACTTCTAGCGCCTTCAAAGGTAATTTTGACGGTCAGAATCATACCATCACGGGGCTGACGGTAGATGTGAATATGAGCAGTGGGACAGCCTATGCCGGATTGTTCGACATCATCTCAGGTACAAGCGGTACGCCTGTATCCATTCAAAATGTCGGACTAATTGACTCGTCTGTGACCGCCACTTCACCTAATCAAGCTTGGGCTGGCGGAATTGCAGCAAGAGTAGACAGTTGCACCATCACCAACTGCTATAACACAGGCAGCATAAACGCTGTTAATACGGGAGAAAATGGTAATGTCATAGCCAGCGGTATTGTAGGACTAACAACTAATAGTACCGTCACCAATTGCTATAACACCGGGAACATAACCGGCAATAGTAATCTAGGAAGCCTAGTTGGCGGCATTATAGTCCAAGCAATTGAAAGTACCGTCACCAATTGCTACAACACTGGTGACATAAGTGTTACCAGCGATACGAATTACATCGGCGGTATTGTGGACGCAATTTTCCATAGTACTGTCACGAACTGCTACAACACCGGTAGCATAAGCGCAACGGGTACTACGAATTCCATCGGCGGCATTGTGGGTCGTATAAACATGGACAGTATCCTCACGAACTGCTACTATTTAAGTACTGTTGCGGAGAAAGGCATCAGCTTGATTGATAGCAGCAGCGCTACAAATTGCGGTACCTTTGATAGCAGTGGAACACTGGCAGCGGGTACAGCAGATCAATTTGGCGGTTCAGACCAGACTCTCGGGAACGGCAGTAACCTTTTGGCTGCCCTCAACGGCTGGGTTCAGGCACAAACCACGCCTGCTGATTACCAGACCTGGACTGTGAAAACAGGAGTGAATGGGGGATATCCGGTGTTCGGTATCGGTTATGCCATCACTGCCACTACTGCTACTAACGGCAGCTACACCGTCAAGGTAGGGAGCAGTGAGGTTACTTCTGCAAATGCAGGTGATACTGTAACAATCACGCCTACTCCAAGCAGCGGCTATGAGCTGGACAAGGTTACTGTCTTCAAGACCAGCGATACAAATACCCCCGTGGCGCTAAATAGCAACACCTTTACCATGCCTGCTTATGCCGTTACAGTCAATGTTACCTTTAAAACCAACACGCCTACAAACAGCGGTGGCAGCAGTGGTGGCAGTGGCGGCAGTTCCGCGTCAACAACTCCCGCTGCACCTGTAATAGTGAGTGGTAAGACTGAGAGCATCGGAAAGTCTGAAGCTACCACAAATGAAACCAAGGTTACTGTGGACAGCAACAAGCTTACTGAAAAAATAGGAACCGCCGAAAAAGGAAGCAATGTTCAGATACCGGTATCTGACAGCAGGTCAGCAGCAACGGCGGAAATCGTAGTCAAGAACGTTGAGGATATGGCGAAAAAAGATATGACTCTTGAGGTCAAGTCTGGTAACGTAAGCTATGAGCTGCCAACAACTGCAATGGATACTACTTTAGTAATGAAAAGTCTTGGAGCGTCGGATGCCAGCAAGGTTCCAGTAAGCGTCACCATCAAGAAACTTGACGAAAGTACCGTGACAGTGGAAAATGGCAAGCTCATCGTCCCACCTGTTGAATTCACAGTGACCGCCACCTACGGCGGAAAGACGGTTGAAATCAAAGGATTTAGCCAATACGTACAGCGCAGTATCGAGATAAGCAAGGAGCAGGCGGCACAGATAACCACCGCCGTTGTAAAGAACCAGGATGGGACTTTACGCCATGTTCCGACTTATGTATATCAGAAGGATGGAAGATGGTTTGCAAGAATTAACTCCCGCACCAACTCCACCTATGCGCTTATACACAATGAAACAGCTTTTGCCGATGCACAGGGCAAATGGTACGAAAACATTGTTTCCGAGATGGCCAGCAGGAAGATCATAAATGGCAAGTCCGAAACCAGTTTCGATGGAAATGCCAGTATTACAAGAGCTGAGTTTGCGGCGATACTGGTTCGTGGGCTTGGGTTGCCTACCGATGGCACATGCAGTTTTACTGACGTGAAGGCTGATGACTGGTATTCCGGCGCGGTGGGCACTGCCGTAGAGTATGGCTTAGTAAACGGTTACAGCAACGGCAGTTTTGCACCCAATGCAAACATCACCCGTCAGGAAGCTATGGCGATGATTCAAAGAGCGGCGAAGATTGCCGAATTTACTGGAACCACTGGCAAGCTCTCCTCCTTCACTGACAGCGATAAGGTAAGCACATGGGCCAAGAGTGCAGCTGAATTTAACGTAGGTTCTGGACTTATCGTCGGTAGCAACGGTAAACTTCGCTCCGGCGATGACATCAACAGAGCAGAAACTGCAACGGTCATTCTACGACTCCTGCAAAAAGCGGAACTGATAGATGTACGAAGTAAAACTTGA
- a CDS encoding YczE/YyaS/YitT family protein, with product MKIFYTRLLRLIWGLFLYSLGIVVTLNAHIGYAPWEVFHVGLAKTTGISIGTASIMTGVVIGLIAVLLGEKIGLGTILNMVLIGVFLDMIIGFQIIPVLNNFPLGIMMLIIGLFIITLASYFYIGSAFGAGPRDSLMVALTRITGLPIGVCRGIIELLAVFIGWRLGGMLGIGTILSAFLIGFCVQVTFKLLKFDATEVEHETLDRTYKMLFRNKKEQPDDEEMPGNY from the coding sequence ATGAAAATATTTTATACCCGTTTATTGCGATTAATCTGGGGACTTTTTCTATATTCACTTGGAATCGTAGTTACACTAAACGCCCATATAGGATACGCTCCATGGGAAGTTTTCCATGTGGGGCTTGCTAAAACCACAGGAATAAGCATCGGAACTGCTTCTATTATGACTGGAGTAGTTATTGGACTAATAGCAGTATTGCTTGGAGAAAAAATCGGACTTGGGACGATCTTAAATATGGTGCTCATTGGTGTATTTCTTGATATGATCATTGGATTTCAAATAATACCAGTGTTGAACAATTTTCCACTTGGAATTATGATGTTGATTATCGGATTGTTTATAATTACTTTGGCTTCATATTTTTACATTGGATCAGCGTTTGGAGCAGGTCCGAGGGACAGTTTGATGGTTGCCCTTACTCGCATAACGGGCCTGCCAATAGGTGTCTGCCGTGGAATAATTGAACTCTTAGCAGTATTTATAGGTTGGAGACTTGGTGGTATGCTTGGTATCGGAACAATTTTATCCGCATTTCTAATAGGATTTTGTGTTCAGGTAACCTTTAAATTGCTTAAGTTTGATGCCACAGAAGTTGAACACGAAACATTGGACCGAACATACAAAATGCTCTTTCGTAATAAAAAGGAACAGCCTGATGATGAAGAGATGCCTGGAAATTATTAA
- a CDS encoding DUF2200 domain-containing protein, with amino-acid sequence MKNERVYKMTFSKVYPLLVQKAERKGRSKSEVDMVICWLTGYDDFGLQAQIVKNVDYETFFNEAPQINPNATQISGVICGHRVEEIQEPLMQKIRWLDKLIDELAKGKPMEKVLRS; translated from the coding sequence ATGAAAAACGAACGGGTATATAAAATGACATTTTCGAAAGTCTATCCGTTGCTAGTCCAAAAGGCGGAGCGCAAAGGACGCAGTAAATCTGAGGTTGACATGGTGATTTGCTGGCTGACGGGATATGACGATTTTGGTTTGCAAGCACAGATTGTAAAGAATGTCGATTATGAGACCTTCTTTAACGAAGCCCCACAGATAAACCCCAACGCCACCCAAATTTCAGGGGTGATTTGTGGGCATCGAGTTGAGGAAATCCAAGAACCACTTATGCAGAAAATCCGCTGGCTTGACAAATTGATTGATGAATTGGCAAAAGGCAAGCCCATGGAGAAGGTTTTAAGGAGCTGA
- a CDS encoding iron chaperone → MWKCPKCGQEFKSVEQNHFCVKKNSIDEYIAEQAEAVRPLLQGIRETIRAAAPEAVEKISWRMPTFWQDENLIHFAAFKKHIGIYPGGEATAEFAERLVGYKTSKGAIQLPLDKPIDHELITDIVRWRIKRKVKR, encoded by the coding sequence ATGTGGAAATGCCCAAAGTGTGGCCAGGAGTTTAAAAGCGTAGAACAAAATCATTTTTGCGTAAAAAAGAACAGTATTGACGAATATATTGCTGAACAGGCAGAAGCTGTGCGGCCTCTGTTGCAAGGTATCCGTGAGACTATCCGTGCAGCCGCACCGGAAGCCGTAGAAAAAATTTCGTGGAGGATGCCCACATTCTGGCAGGACGAGAATCTCATCCACTTTGCGGCATTCAAAAAACACATCGGGATTTACCCCGGTGGGGAAGCTACGGCCGAATTTGCGGAACGGCTTGTAGGATATAAGACTTCCAAGGGAGCCATTCAGTTGCCCCTTGACAAGCCCATTGACCATGAACTCATCACCGACATCGTGCGGTGGAGAATAAAACGGAAAGTGAAAAGGTGA
- a CDS encoding GNAT family N-acetyltransferase has translation MNKIVKIRNEKETDYKRVEEITRKSFWNLYMPGCQEHYLVHVMRPHEDFLSELDLVIEVDGQIIGNIMYTKAKLVDEAGIEKEILTFGPVCILPEYQRMGYGKMLMEHSFGLAVALGYDVIVIFGVPSNYVSLDFKSCKKFNICLENGAFPAAMMVKELKPETLDGRKWVYYDSPVMKIDQQEVACFDEGLEKMEMKFQPSQEEFYILSHSVIQ, from the coding sequence ATGAATAAAATTGTAAAGATTAGAAATGAAAAAGAAACAGATTATAAAAGGGTAGAAGAAATTACAAGGAAATCTTTTTGGAATTTATATATGCCGGGGTGCCAAGAACACTATTTGGTTCATGTTATGCGACCCCATGAGGATTTTCTGTCAGAGCTTGACCTCGTGATAGAAGTGGATGGTCAGATCATCGGCAATATTATGTACACGAAGGCCAAGCTGGTTGATGAGGCTGGGATTGAAAAAGAAATCCTTACCTTTGGTCCGGTTTGTATCCTACCAGAATATCAAAGAATGGGGTATGGGAAAATGCTTATGGAGCATTCTTTTGGGTTGGCAGTTGCCCTTGGGTATGATGTCATTGTCATATTTGGGGTTCCAAGCAATTATGTGAGCCTTGATTTTAAGAGTTGCAAAAAGTTTAACATCTGTCTTGAGAATGGAGCTTTCCCAGCAGCTATGATGGTAAAAGAACTCAAGCCGGAGACTTTGGACGGAAGAAAATGGGTCTATTATGACAGCCCTGTGATGAAGATAGACCAACAAGAAGTAGCGTGCTTTGATGAGGGCCTGGAAAAAATGGAGATGAAATTCCAACCGAGCCAAGAAGAATTTTATATCCTCAGTCATTCTGTTATACAGTAA
- a CDS encoding aminotransferase-like domain-containing protein produces MWNPKIIDTDKILYIAIADAIERDVTLGILKPNEKMPPQRALAKIIGVNLTTISRAYKEAEKRGLISGTIGSGTYVLQNEKKDITLPEILSGHDEIIELGLVGSMKVEGYDLSNLLKAIAEDNAFDSLLDYVPSQGVGRHREVASKWIRQYGLNVGCDRIVVCAGAMHAISCCLIGIFEPGDRIAVDSLTFTGIKNIAQLSHIKLEPIAMDSEGMIPESLENMCKKYQIKGIYLMPNMQNPTATVMSTERKQAIADIILRYGLILIEDDIYNFTNNTERTALSALVPDKGIFISGISKALLPGLRIAFVVVPEQFLHKFIHAVTSTVWMAPPISAELVTRFIENGTAVEIINKKRKVLARRLQLAKAILKDFSFQTTESSMFLWLDLPEGWSCTDFENIALMNKVRVISAYKFYVGNQLPPNAVRISLGAVKNDEQLVKGLNVLVRILKQYPLLTSPVM; encoded by the coding sequence ATGTGGAATCCTAAAATTATTGATACAGATAAAATCCTCTATATTGCCATCGCAGATGCAATAGAAAGGGATGTTACTCTTGGAATCCTTAAGCCAAATGAAAAAATGCCACCTCAACGAGCACTGGCAAAGATAATAGGGGTAAACCTTACTACGATTTCCAGAGCATATAAGGAAGCCGAAAAAAGAGGACTTATTTCAGGCACCATTGGAAGCGGAACTTATGTATTACAAAATGAAAAAAAAGATATTACTTTACCGGAGATTCTCAGTGGTCATGATGAAATTATTGAACTTGGTCTAGTGGGTTCCATGAAAGTGGAAGGCTATGACTTATCAAATCTGCTAAAAGCTATTGCAGAAGACAACGCATTTGATTCACTGCTTGACTATGTACCAAGCCAGGGAGTTGGAAGACACAGAGAGGTTGCTTCAAAATGGATAAGACAGTATGGCCTTAACGTAGGTTGTGACCGCATTGTAGTATGTGCAGGAGCCATGCATGCGATTAGCTGCTGCCTTATAGGTATTTTCGAACCAGGAGACAGAATTGCTGTGGATTCGCTTACATTTACCGGAATTAAGAATATAGCCCAACTCAGTCACATTAAACTTGAACCGATAGCAATGGATTCAGAGGGTATGATTCCTGAAAGCCTTGAAAACATGTGTAAGAAGTATCAAATAAAAGGGATTTATCTTATGCCTAATATGCAAAATCCTACAGCAACTGTGATGTCAACTGAGAGAAAGCAGGCTATTGCAGATATAATTCTTAGGTATGGACTAATCCTCATTGAAGATGATATATATAATTTTACAAATAACACAGAACGGACAGCATTAAGTGCTCTTGTGCCTGATAAAGGGATTTTTATCAGCGGCATCTCAAAAGCATTATTACCAGGACTTAGGATAGCTTTCGTTGTTGTGCCTGAACAATTTTTGCACAAATTTATTCATGCTGTTACAAGCACTGTATGGATGGCACCACCCATAAGCGCAGAGCTGGTGACACGTTTCATTGAGAATGGCACTGCTGTAGAAATAATTAATAAAAAAAGGAAAGTGCTTGCTCGTAGACTACAACTGGCGAAGGCCATACTGAAGGACTTTTCATTTCAAACTACTGAAAGCAGTATGTTCTTGTGGCTTGACCTTCCAGAAGGATGGTCCTGTACGGATTTTGAGAACATTGCTTTAATGAATAAAGTAAGAGTTATATCCGCGTATAAGTTTTATGTTGGAAACCAACTGCCGCCAAATGCAGTAAGAATTTCACTGGGTGCGGTAAAGAATGATGAGCAGCTGGTAAAGGGATTGAATGTCTTAGTACGTATTTTGAAGCAGTATCCGCTTCTTACTTCACCTGTAATGTAG
- a CDS encoding FtsX-like permease family protein, protein MNILNKATLQSMKKSRTRTIVTVMGVILSAAMITAVATFGVSLQNFLIEGSIAKYGDWHIEYFNVDSSFVQNRTHDKEVSNAAEFENIGYSKLEGGKSPEKPYLFIAGFSQKTFDTLPINLISGRLPENSREILVPSHVAAKGGVRFKVGDTLSLAVGSRMEANKNLDQHDPYVPGVSLGEGKEVLVPKIQKNYTVVGICERPGFEEHSAPGYTLITKADVQNKGDSLSLLVTLKNPHQIRAYASSTAGTHHYVFNDNVLRFMGLSGDNIFNALLYSVGSILIAIIMTGSIFLIYNSFNISLNERTRQFGILSSVGATARQLRNSVLFEGLCVGAIGIPIGVLVGIGSIGLVIPIVAENFGNILYSNVPLTLSVSFPAIVAAAAISLVTILISAYIPARKAANTPVMESIRQTNEIKTESKAMKTSKFTQRILGLEGTLALRNFKRNKKRYRSIVLSLVLSVVLFISGSAFGTTLERLSERLIMSIDYDIFFSAQNMNVSEMLPLYRKLNTAGGIYKSTYQSVLAYSCAVKANDFSDRYRKYEGYASPGNTVHLPMYIQFIEDSQYLHFIKELGLSKEEYTGEHGKMIAVAKQRVDKTDGSNQLFNIFASGSGTFNVTPETNDKPMMEKEQSINITFVDTYPIDPPPLEPSRQNPRVFMVVAPYSLIDKFASPDTPATIGLSFQSKNPSQSGAEMEGMLQDAGITSLYNLYNVNEMLEQYRSLTFVVNVFTYVFVIMISLIAVANVFNTISTNIRLRRRELAMLRSIGMSDRDFNKMMNFECAFYGIRALIFGLPLSGLISWFIYKGFMVTEKIDNFNFVLPWSSMAISAFSVLFIVFITMLYAISKLKKENIIDALRDDMT, encoded by the coding sequence ATGAACATTTTAAACAAAGCAACCCTGCAAAGCATGAAAAAGAGTCGCACAAGAACCATTGTAACGGTTATGGGGGTTATTCTGTCTGCCGCCATGATTACAGCAGTGGCAACCTTCGGAGTTTCCCTGCAGAATTTTCTGATAGAGGGCTCCATAGCCAAATACGGTGATTGGCACATTGAGTATTTTAATGTTGATTCTTCTTTTGTTCAGAATCGAACCCATGACAAAGAAGTTTCAAATGCCGCCGAATTTGAAAATATTGGCTACTCAAAACTTGAGGGTGGAAAAAGTCCTGAAAAACCCTATCTGTTTATTGCCGGATTCAGCCAGAAAACTTTTGATACCTTGCCCATAAATCTGATTTCTGGCAGACTTCCTGAAAATAGCAGGGAGATTCTAGTCCCGTCCCATGTGGCAGCAAAGGGTGGCGTTCGCTTTAAGGTAGGCGACACTCTTTCTCTGGCTGTTGGAAGCCGAATGGAAGCCAACAAGAATCTGGATCAACACGATCCTTATGTTCCCGGCGTGAGTCTGGGAGAAGGCAAAGAAGTACTTGTTCCAAAAATACAAAAAAACTATACAGTTGTGGGTATCTGCGAAAGACCCGGTTTTGAGGAACATTCCGCGCCGGGATATACCCTGATAACAAAAGCAGATGTCCAAAATAAAGGGGATAGCCTCAGCCTGCTTGTCACCCTGAAAAACCCCCACCAGATAAGAGCTTACGCAAGCAGTACAGCCGGAACCCATCACTATGTCTTTAATGATAATGTGCTGCGCTTCATGGGTCTTTCAGGAGATAATATCTTCAACGCCCTTCTGTACTCTGTTGGTAGTATTTTGATTGCTATAATAATGACAGGCTCTATCTTTCTGATTTATAACTCCTTCAATATCTCGTTGAACGAACGCACACGCCAGTTCGGGATTCTCTCGTCAGTAGGGGCCACTGCAAGACAGCTGCGAAATTCGGTGCTATTTGAGGGACTTTGTGTCGGTGCAATCGGTATACCCATTGGTGTTCTGGTGGGCATAGGCAGTATCGGGCTTGTAATTCCCATTGTTGCAGAAAATTTCGGAAACATTCTCTATAGCAACGTGCCTTTAACCTTGTCGGTATCATTCCCGGCTATTGTGGCGGCTGCAGCAATCAGTCTGGTTACCATTTTGATTTCAGCCTATATCCCTGCCAGAAAAGCCGCTAACACTCCCGTAATGGAGAGTATTCGCCAGACAAATGAGATCAAAACTGAATCCAAAGCCATGAAAACATCAAAATTCACCCAACGTATTTTGGGTTTGGAGGGTACTCTTGCCCTTAGAAATTTTAAGAGAAACAAAAAACGTTATCGCAGCATTGTGCTATCCCTTGTTTTAAGTGTGGTGCTGTTTATATCTGGAAGTGCCTTTGGAACAACTCTGGAACGGCTCTCAGAACGGTTGATTATGAGCATAGACTATGATATCTTTTTTTCTGCTCAGAACATGAATGTCAGTGAAATGTTACCCCTTTACCGCAAACTGAACACCGCAGGCGGGATTTATAAAAGCACGTACCAATCGGTTTTGGCATATTCATGTGCTGTTAAAGCCAACGATTTTTCAGATCGTTACAGGAAATACGAGGGTTATGCTTCGCCAGGAAATACGGTTCATCTGCCAATGTATATCCAGTTTATTGAAGACAGCCAATATCTGCACTTCATCAAAGAATTGGGCTTATCTAAAGAAGAATATACCGGGGAGCATGGGAAGATGATTGCCGTTGCCAAACAGCGGGTTGACAAGACAGACGGGTCCAACCAGTTATTTAATATATTCGCCAGTGGTTCTGGGACTTTTAATGTGACTCCAGAAACAAATGACAAACCAATGATGGAAAAGGAACAAAGCATAAACATTACCTTTGTGGATACATACCCGATAGATCCTCCTCCACTTGAACCTTCCAGGCAGAATCCAAGGGTCTTTATGGTGGTAGCCCCCTATTCCCTCATAGACAAGTTTGCGTCCCCGGATACTCCTGCAACTATAGGCCTGTCCTTTCAGTCAAAGAATCCTTCCCAATCAGGGGCTGAAATGGAAGGGATGCTTCAGGATGCTGGAATTACATCTTTATATAACCTGTACAATGTAAATGAAATGCTTGAACAATACCGAAGTTTAACATTTGTTGTTAATGTATTCACATATGTTTTTGTCATCATGATTTCGCTGATTGCGGTTGCCAATGTGTTTAATACCATTTCCACCAATATCAGGCTTCGCAGGCGTGAGCTTGCCATGCTCCGCTCAATAGGGATGTCTGACCGTGATTTTAATAAAATGATGAATTTCGAGTGTGCGTTTTATGGCATAAGGGCGCTGATATTCGGTCTTCCCCTGTCAGGACTTATCTCATGGTTTATTTACAAAGGATTCATGGTCACAGAAAAGATAGACAATTTCAATTTTGTGCTCCCATGGTCCAGTATGGCAATCAGCGCATTCAGCGTGCTCTTTATTGTGTTCATTACCATGCTGTATGCCATTAGCAAGTTAAAAAAAGAAAATATTATTGATGCTCTTCGGGATGATATGACTTAA
- a CDS encoding recombinase family protein, which translates to MFFVAENIAYFSAQIKYYTELISKKDDWEYAGICEDEAWSGTKLQKRDEFLRRIKDSEAGKVDMIITKSVTRFTRNTLILYHRRANRC; encoded by the coding sequence ATGTTCTTCGTCGCTGAAAACATAGCCTATTTTTCTGCACAGATTAAATATTATACCGAACTAATTAGCAAAAAAGATGACTGGGAATATGCTGGAATCTGCGAAGACGAAGCATGGAGTGGTACAAAGCTACAAAAGCGGGATGAATTTTTGAGGAGGATAAAAGACAGTGAGGCAGGTAAGGTGGATATGATTATTACAAAGTCCGTTACCAGATTTACAAGAAACACATTAATACTTTATCATAGAAGAGCGAACAGATGCTGA